A window of the Penaeus vannamei isolate JL-2024 chromosome 19, ASM4276789v1, whole genome shotgun sequence genome harbors these coding sequences:
- the LOC138864959 gene encoding uncharacterized protein, whose translation MSVDGWIISDHVGGRERWDEYFEQLYQVDPPAISLDFRDVTIPVPDPPISELLKAGSEPMARGLHAVLPAIWQSGSITPDLLRGLVIPLWKEKGDSWDYSNYRGITLLNLQPPAKAPKTGAIWIHSWQVHNILALQVTVERRREFGRRLLAAYIDFKRRLIRCIVNYCGRF comes from the exons ATGTctgtggatggatggatcatctcagatcatgttggggGTCGTGAACGTTGGGATGAATATTTTGAGCAACTGTATCAGGTAGACCCTCCAGCAATTAGTCTAGATTTCAGGGATGTCACAATCCCTGTGCCTGACCCACCTATCAGTGAATTGCTAAAGGCTGGGAGTGAGCCTATGGCAcggggcttgcatgctgtcctgcctgccatctggcagtctggttccattacccctgacctgttgaggggcttggtcatccctctctggaaggagaaaggagatagttGGGACTATAGCAACTACCGTGGCATCACAttactca ATCTGCAGccacctgctaaggcaccaaagactggagcaatctggattcactcctggcaagtccacaatatcCTAGCACTTCAAGTCACTGTAgaacgtcgtcgtgagttcggtcgcaggctgctcgcagcctacatcgatttCAAGAGGCGTTTGATTCGGTGCATCGTGAATTATTGTGGGAGATTCTGA